One Limimonas halophila genomic window carries:
- a CDS encoding glycosyltransferase family 2 protein — protein sequence MSSPLISVIVPCFNQADYLPEAIQSILDQSYAPIEMIVVDDGSTDDSAHLAEQIDGVRVIRQTNRGSAAARNTGFAASHGDYIVFLDGDDRLLPDAIQTAIEHAVAAAWGSAQHAPFVFGRFRRITVDGKAIRLQPPRSPSLTYRTLLRGASVGPPGVALFPRELVTAVGGFDPKIRYAEDLDFYFRICRLTDGYCHNAVTMEYRQHRGQSSYGVSRILKATLDVIDSQRDVIGDDPIRIADQSIGRKTWSRLFGQWIPIEIVRHAKDLRIANACSATWQFCRHSPPALMGAVDFARARLMNGGVRGL from the coding sequence ATGTCCAGTCCCTTGATCTCCGTCATTGTTCCGTGCTTCAATCAGGCTGACTACCTTCCCGAAGCAATCCAGAGCATCCTCGATCAGTCCTATGCACCGATCGAAATGATCGTTGTCGACGACGGATCGACGGATGACAGCGCACACTTGGCCGAACAAATCGACGGCGTGCGCGTAATCCGACAGACCAACCGCGGGTCAGCAGCAGCGCGCAATACCGGCTTCGCGGCGAGCCACGGGGATTACATCGTCTTTCTGGACGGTGACGACCGGCTCTTACCCGACGCCATCCAAACGGCGATTGAGCATGCTGTGGCCGCGGCATGGGGATCGGCCCAACATGCACCATTTGTTTTTGGCCGCTTCCGACGAATCACCGTGGATGGCAAGGCCATCAGACTTCAACCGCCCCGGTCACCAAGCCTCACATATCGCACGTTGTTGCGTGGTGCCTCTGTTGGTCCTCCCGGCGTTGCGCTTTTTCCACGGGAGCTTGTTACAGCAGTCGGCGGCTTTGACCCCAAAATCAGGTATGCCGAAGACTTGGATTTTTATTTCCGCATATGCCGGTTGACCGACGGGTATTGCCACAATGCTGTGACGATGGAGTATCGGCAACATAGGGGTCAGAGCAGTTACGGCGTCAGCAGAATACTTAAAGCCACGCTGGATGTTATCGACAGCCAGCGCGACGTCATCGGCGACGATCCTATACGTATCGCCGATCAATCGATTGGGCGAAAAACATGGTCACGGCTTTTCGGGCAGTGGATACCAATCGAAATCGTCCGTCACGCCAAAGACCTGCGCATTGCCAATGCCTGCAGTGCAACTTGGCAGTTCTGCCGGCACAGCCCGCCGGCCCTGATGGGGGCAGTCGACTTCGCGCGTGCACGCCTCATGAACGGCGGGGTGCGAGGCCTGTAG
- a CDS encoding GspE/PulE family protein translates to MNEFLREDTTQSDDSTQSTTAPAAGTSQRTVKLGERLIQEGVIAPDQLEVALREQKRTGTMLGEALVNLGFITDVTLAATLAESSGFSRFSLKNTVLDTEIVKKIPKSVAHKYAVLPVAMDEDSVQVAMADIYDVVAIDQLRRYFPRDREIVPMVASRSEISEAIDAYFGYEMTIDSVLQEIEEAGAEQASVQTGEEGFINPTVRLANAIILDAVKRGASDIHLEPENLFVRLRYRIDGVMTPGKAFHKQFWSALSVRLKIMSGMNIAESRQPQDGRFTFQVAGREVDFRVASHPTVYGENIVLRILDKAKSLRSLESLGYEAERIRQIKKMALRPEGIIVVTGPTGSGKTTTLYSLLNYLNTMDANIMTLEEPVEYELPVIRQSHVGERMSFGEGVRSILRQDPDIVFIGEVRDEDTANMALRAAMTGHKVFTTLHTNDAVGAVNRLLDFGLSANMLAGNVIGVLAQRLLRTLCEQCKRPRPATAKECSVLRADPEAPPTVYEPVGCEHCNNTGYAGRTAVVETLPFSDEIDELMAKGATRREIMQAASENGFVSLAESGLTKVRNGETSVEEVIKTVNLIDRL, encoded by the coding sequence ATGAACGAGTTCCTGCGGGAAGACACGACCCAATCCGACGACAGCACCCAGAGCACCACCGCCCCGGCGGCGGGAACTTCGCAGCGTACGGTGAAGCTTGGGGAACGGCTGATTCAGGAGGGCGTGATCGCGCCGGACCAGCTCGAGGTGGCGCTGCGCGAGCAGAAGCGCACCGGCACGATGCTGGGCGAGGCGCTGGTCAATCTGGGCTTCATCACGGACGTCACGCTTGCGGCGACGTTGGCGGAAAGCTCCGGCTTTTCGCGCTTCTCCCTTAAGAACACCGTCCTCGACACCGAGATCGTCAAAAAAATCCCCAAGTCTGTCGCGCACAAGTATGCCGTTCTGCCGGTGGCGATGGACGAGGATTCCGTCCAGGTCGCCATGGCGGACATCTACGACGTCGTCGCCATCGACCAGCTGCGCCGCTATTTCCCGCGCGATCGTGAAATCGTGCCGATGGTTGCGTCGCGCTCCGAGATCTCGGAGGCGATCGACGCTTACTTCGGCTACGAGATGACGATCGACAGCGTGTTGCAGGAGATCGAGGAGGCGGGCGCGGAACAGGCCTCCGTCCAAACGGGCGAGGAAGGCTTCATCAACCCGACGGTCCGTCTGGCCAACGCGATCATCCTGGACGCGGTGAAACGCGGCGCCTCCGACATCCACCTGGAGCCGGAAAACCTCTTCGTGCGCCTGCGCTACCGCATCGACGGCGTGATGACGCCGGGCAAGGCGTTCCACAAGCAGTTCTGGTCGGCGCTCAGCGTCCGGCTGAAGATTATGTCGGGGATGAACATCGCGGAATCGCGCCAGCCGCAGGACGGCCGCTTTACCTTCCAGGTAGCCGGTCGCGAGGTCGACTTCCGCGTGGCCAGCCATCCCACGGTTTACGGCGAGAACATCGTCCTGCGCATCCTGGACAAGGCGAAGTCCCTGCGATCGCTGGAAAGCCTGGGCTACGAGGCGGAGCGCATCCGCCAGATCAAAAAGATGGCCCTGCGGCCCGAGGGCATCATCGTGGTGACGGGGCCGACGGGCTCCGGCAAGACGACGACGCTGTATTCGCTGCTCAACTACCTCAACACGATGGACGCCAACATCATGACGCTGGAGGAGCCGGTGGAGTACGAGCTGCCGGTCATCCGACAGTCGCACGTGGGCGAGCGCATGAGCTTCGGCGAGGGCGTCCGCTCCATCCTGCGCCAGGACCCCGACATCGTCTTCATCGGCGAGGTGCGCGACGAAGACACCGCCAACATGGCCCTGCGCGCGGCCATGACGGGCCACAAAGTCTTCACCACGCTGCACACCAACGACGCGGTGGGGGCCGTGAACCGCCTGCTGGACTTCGGCCTCTCCGCCAACATGCTGGCCGGCAACGTCATCGGCGTGCTGGCCCAGCGCCTGTTGCGCACGCTGTGCGAGCAGTGCAAACGCCCGCGCCCGGCGACGGCCAAGGAGTGCAGCGTGCTTCGCGCCGACCCCGAGGCCCCGCCGACAGTCTACGAGCCCGTGGGTTGTGAACACTGCAACAACACGGGCTACGCGGGCCGCACGGCCGTGGTCGAAACCCTGCCGTTCTCCGACGAGATCGACGAGTTGATGGCGAAGGGGGCGACACGGCGCGAAATCATGCAGGCCGCCAGCGAAAACGGCTTCGTCTCGCTCGCCGAAAGCGGGCTGACGAAGGTGCGCAACGGCGAAACCAGCGTCGAAGAAGTGATCAAGACCGTGAACTTGATCGACAGGCTCTAG
- a CDS encoding type II secretion system F family protein → MPTFRYRAISDTGRKVTGKLAAASEADLDQHVEELGYELIDSRRISGRGGGRSFLPQRVRTRELIEFCIDMEELIRAGVPVLDAVQDIRDSTSSDKLRDVLSDVARDLGNGIVLSGAFANHPETFDTLFVGVISAGERSGDLENAFNHLAQHLRWSDEMNKRIRAAARYPAFTLVTTIALAGAMMIFLVPQLQAFLTNMQIELPLMTRALMATSDFVQAFWWLILLVPSVTVMLFVLGYRRDHRIATAIDQLMLRLPVIGVTLRKIAMSRFAHFFTIMYKSGVGILECLETARGVVVNRALANSLADARTRVEQGSTLTDALRETGEFPDMVVRMVRVGEQAGSLDKALESVSGFYDRDVRDAVQQLVDSVQPTLTLVIGALLAWIVLAVLGPMYDSFSKMPI, encoded by the coding sequence ATGCCGACCTTCCGCTACCGCGCCATCTCGGACACCGGCCGCAAGGTCACGGGCAAGCTCGCCGCGGCGAGCGAGGCCGATCTCGACCAGCACGTCGAGGAGCTGGGTTACGAACTCATCGATTCCCGCCGCATCAGCGGCCGGGGCGGCGGCCGGTCCTTCCTGCCGCAGCGCGTGCGCACGCGCGAGCTTATCGAGTTCTGCATCGATATGGAGGAGCTGATCCGCGCCGGCGTGCCCGTGCTGGATGCGGTGCAGGATATCCGCGATTCAACGAGTTCCGACAAACTGCGCGACGTGCTCAGCGACGTGGCGCGCGACCTCGGCAACGGCATCGTGCTTTCCGGCGCGTTCGCCAACCACCCGGAGACCTTCGACACCCTCTTCGTCGGGGTGATCAGCGCGGGCGAGCGAAGCGGCGATCTGGAGAACGCCTTCAACCATCTCGCCCAGCACCTGCGCTGGAGCGACGAGATGAACAAGCGCATCCGCGCCGCCGCGCGTTACCCAGCGTTCACGCTGGTAACGACGATCGCGCTGGCGGGCGCGATGATGATCTTTCTGGTGCCCCAGCTTCAGGCGTTCCTGACGAACATGCAGATCGAGCTGCCGCTGATGACGCGCGCGCTCATGGCCACCTCCGACTTCGTGCAGGCCTTCTGGTGGCTGATCCTCCTGGTGCCGTCCGTGACCGTGATGCTGTTCGTGCTGGGCTACCGCCGGGACCACCGCATCGCCACCGCCATCGACCAACTCATGCTGCGCCTGCCGGTGATCGGGGTGACGCTGCGCAAGATCGCCATGTCCCGCTTCGCCCACTTCTTCACCATCATGTACAAAAGCGGCGTCGGCATCCTGGAATGCCTCGAAACCGCGCGCGGGGTGGTCGTCAACCGCGCCTTGGCGAATTCGCTGGCGGATGCCCGGACGCGGGTGGAGCAGGGCTCGACCCTGACGGACGCCCTGCGCGAAACGGGCGAGTTTCCCGACATGGTGGTCCGCATGGTGCGCGTGGGCGAGCAGGCCGGCAGTCTGGACAAGGCCCTGGAAAGTGTCAGCGGCTTTTACGACCGCGACGTGCGCGACGCGGTTCAGCAGCTCGTGGACTCGGTCCAGCCGACCCTGACGCTCGTCATCGGCGCCCTGCTGGCCTGGATCGTGCTCGCGGTCCTGGGGCCGATGTACGACAGCTTCTCCAAGATGCCGATCTGA
- a CDS encoding ABC transporter ATP-binding protein yields the protein MGETQALAVDSLATGYKRHSVLSDVSFGVGEGEIFGLVGLNGAGKTTLIKTILDLVPAARGRIALFGEAHTRPASRRHLAFLPEQVLPSPTLKGREWVRLILGHHGVRWRRADADRMAEALALDPAALDRRVATYSKGMGQKLGLIATFLSERPLLILDEPTRGLDPLARRRLKELVLARRVAGTTIVLSSHILADVDALCDRIGIVDSGGLAFTGAPASLRAEHGGDLEQAFLSAIGGGAPERG from the coding sequence ATGGGTGAAACACAGGCCCTGGCCGTGGACAGCCTCGCCACGGGCTACAAGCGGCACAGCGTGCTCTCGGACGTCAGTTTCGGCGTCGGCGAGGGCGAGATCTTCGGGCTCGTGGGGCTGAACGGCGCGGGCAAGACCACGCTCATCAAGACGATCCTGGACCTCGTGCCGGCGGCGCGCGGGCGCATCGCGCTGTTCGGGGAGGCGCACACGCGGCCGGCCAGCCGGCGGCACCTGGCGTTCCTGCCCGAACAGGTGCTGCCGTCGCCCACGCTCAAGGGGCGCGAGTGGGTGCGCCTCATCCTCGGCCATCACGGCGTGCGCTGGCGCCGCGCCGACGCGGACCGCATGGCGGAAGCCCTGGCGCTCGACCCCGCGGCGCTGGACCGGCGCGTGGCGACCTATTCCAAGGGGATGGGGCAGAAGCTGGGGCTGATCGCGACCTTCCTCAGCGAGCGGCCGCTGCTGATCCTGGACGAGCCGACGCGCGGGCTCGATCCCCTGGCGCGCCGCCGGCTCAAGGAGTTGGTGCTGGCGCGGCGGGTGGCCGGGACCACCATCGTTTTGAGTTCCCATATCCTCGCGGACGTGGACGCGCTGTGCGACCGCATCGGGATCGTGGACAGCGGCGGGCTGGCGTTCACAGGCGCGCCCGCGAGCCTGCGCGCCGAGCACGGCGGCGATCTGGAACAGGCCTTCCTCAGCGCCATCGGCGGCGGCGCGCCCGAGCGGGGATAA
- a CDS encoding prepilin-type N-terminal cleavage/methylation domain-containing protein codes for MTRRPDHVARRGFSLLELAIALAIIGLLAGGTMQLVTAFSAEQRLDVTRQRLKAVEQALVRYASRHGRLPCPRDASAMTVASVDDGIVSAGFGGGDPGRIQLAEGKTSDNTIDISETLDNSDPVSVEMSITLSNPGDNKPKTGTKTFQVDGTGDASSIASEIGDAIESAGGSAFSKIDDVDENGTTLTLNPTGNWSLSSSSCDSGDGAVTCDGPGGGGSTGTSMTIANGSDPSGTDPNWNDAAAACTRGSAYAGVPYRQLGIQKSAALDGWNRQITYVVFDGDAGMTRQNGLNLSLAVAAEDSDPGKKDTSLTKSGLGSPTLQTDYLPFLQKWLTADADLTDSNQNPDEAVGLRVSTDEADTGPYSLDPVQGGGAAFVLISHGPNGVGAFTRNGSQIVDGGVAFGDGEETNRDTAERLANGSADSEDIDDRTFIDRARNESESGEHYDDIVRAMSVHELARRAGWTPLAGR; via the coding sequence ATGACCCGTCGCCCCGACCATGTCGCGCGGCGCGGCTTCAGCCTGCTGGAGCTGGCGATCGCGCTCGCCATCATCGGCCTGCTGGCCGGCGGGACGATGCAACTCGTCACCGCGTTTTCGGCCGAGCAGCGCCTGGACGTGACGCGCCAGCGCCTGAAGGCCGTGGAACAGGCGCTGGTGCGCTACGCCTCCCGCCACGGCCGCCTGCCCTGCCCGCGCGATGCCTCGGCGATGACGGTTGCGTCGGTTGACGACGGGATCGTCTCGGCTGGTTTTGGTGGTGGTGATCCGGGTCGAATCCAGCTTGCCGAAGGTAAGACAAGCGATAACACGATTGACATCAGCGAAACACTGGACAACAGCGACCCCGTTTCTGTGGAGATGAGCATCACGCTTTCCAATCCGGGGGACAACAAACCGAAAACTGGAACGAAGACTTTTCAAGTTGATGGCACCGGTGACGCATCGAGCATCGCGAGTGAAATCGGAGATGCGATTGAAAGTGCGGGCGGTTCCGCCTTCTCCAAAATCGACGACGTTGACGAAAATGGGACCACCCTTACGCTAAATCCAACGGGAAACTGGTCGCTTAGCTCCTCCAGTTGCGACAGCGGCGACGGCGCGGTGACCTGCGACGGACCCGGTGGGGGTGGCTCTACAGGCACCAGTATGACAATTGCAAATGGTAGCGACCCGTCGGGCACGGACCCGAATTGGAACGACGCCGCTGCTGCGTGCACGCGGGGCAGCGCGTATGCCGGTGTTCCCTATCGCCAGCTCGGCATACAAAAGAGCGCAGCACTGGACGGCTGGAACCGGCAGATCACCTATGTCGTGTTCGACGGCGATGCGGGCATGACACGGCAGAATGGCTTGAACCTCAGCTTGGCGGTAGCGGCTGAAGATAGCGACCCTGGCAAGAAAGATACCAGCTTAACGAAAAGCGGCCTTGGTTCACCAACACTGCAAACGGACTATTTGCCGTTCCTGCAAAAATGGCTCACGGCAGACGCCGATTTGACGGATAGCAATCAAAACCCCGACGAGGCGGTGGGCCTGCGCGTGAGCACAGACGAGGCGGATACCGGGCCGTACAGTCTCGATCCCGTCCAAGGCGGTGGCGCCGCCTTCGTGCTCATCAGCCACGGCCCGAACGGCGTGGGCGCCTTCACGCGCAATGGTTCGCAGATCGTCGATGGTGGGGTCGCGTTCGGCGACGGCGAGGAAACCAACCGCGACACGGCGGAACGGCTCGCGAACGGGTCGGCCGATTCCGAAGACATCGACGATCGCACCTTCATCGACCGCGCCCGCAACGAAAGCGAGAGCGGCGAGCACTACGACGACATCGTGCGCGCGATGAGCGTCCACGAACTGGCGCGCCGCGCGGGCTGGACGCCGCTCGCCGGGCGGTAG
- a CDS encoding prepilin peptidase, protein MSVAAVVQALVVFAAGACLGSFAGLVAHRLPRDEPWLTGRSACPACGRTLRARELIPIVSWLLARGRCRHCGAAIPVRDLAIEVLTGAAVLAAWLAFGPHAATLCLAVLATALAVIVAVDLDWLIVPDEMVALAAGTGLAWRGVTDGAFLPAVLAAAGLGLMALALRWVFTKWRGVEALGLGDVKLMAVAGVWLPVGALAHFLVAAGVAGIALGLAWRAAGRGAQFPFGPGLAVGLYGILLALGSGLLPWPAMHGF, encoded by the coding sequence GTGAGCGTGGCCGCTGTCGTCCAGGCGCTGGTGGTCTTCGCGGCCGGGGCGTGCCTGGGCAGCTTCGCCGGGCTGGTGGCGCACCGTCTGCCGCGCGACGAGCCGTGGCTGACCGGCCGGTCGGCGTGCCCGGCCTGCGGGCGGACGCTGCGGGCGCGCGAGCTGATCCCCATCGTCTCCTGGCTGCTGGCGCGCGGGCGCTGCCGGCACTGCGGCGCGGCCATTCCCGTGCGCGATCTGGCGATCGAGGTGCTGACCGGCGCGGCCGTGCTGGCGGCGTGGCTCGCCTTCGGGCCGCACGCGGCGACGCTCTGCCTCGCGGTGCTGGCGACGGCGCTGGCGGTGATCGTGGCGGTGGATCTGGACTGGCTGATCGTGCCGGACGAGATGGTGGCGCTCGCCGCCGGAACGGGGCTGGCGTGGCGCGGCGTGACCGACGGCGCGTTTCTGCCGGCCGTCCTCGCCGCCGCCGGCCTGGGGCTGATGGCGCTGGCGCTGCGGTGGGTTTTCACGAAGTGGCGCGGCGTGGAGGCGCTGGGGCTGGGCGACGTGAAGCTGATGGCCGTGGCGGGCGTGTGGCTGCCGGTCGGCGCGTTGGCGCATTTCCTTGTGGCCGCTGGCGTGGCCGGGATCGCGCTCGGGCTGGCGTGGCGAGCGGCCGGGCGCGGGGCGCAGTTTCCCTTCGGCCCCGGCCTCGCCGTGGGGCTTTACGGTATTCTCTTGGCCTTGGGTTCCGGGCTTTTGCCCTGGCCCGCGATGCACGGATTTTAA
- a CDS encoding type II secretion system protein gives MTVRKRTSQGGFTLVELAVVLLIIGLIVGGILRGQELITSAQLNSVQTETNQIRTATNTFRDRFQALPGDFSDAGLIDQSGLNNALDDGNENGRIDGSRVGTAGDEGNQFWAHLGASGLLDGVDADDIAGNGLSGANAFEAAVGGFYSIGQGAPGAFAGNISNRDPWFVLATGGANDAGNVTSHDVGVLDPEGAAQLDRKMDDGNADAGNVRGGASGGSCVGGNGDYDVDSNGDCGLAMRL, from the coding sequence ATGACTGTCCGCAAACGCACCAGCCAGGGCGGCTTCACGCTGGTGGAGCTGGCCGTGGTTCTTCTCATCATCGGTCTGATCGTCGGCGGCATCCTGCGCGGGCAGGAGCTGATCACGAGCGCCCAGTTGAACTCGGTCCAGACCGAAACTAACCAAATTCGCACGGCAACCAATACCTTCCGCGACCGCTTCCAGGCGCTGCCAGGAGACTTCTCGGACGCGGGCCTGATCGATCAGAGCGGCCTCAACAACGCTCTCGACGATGGCAACGAAAATGGCCGGATCGATGGCAGCCGCGTGGGGACAGCGGGTGACGAAGGCAATCAGTTCTGGGCCCATCTCGGCGCGTCAGGCCTGTTGGATGGTGTCGACGCGGACGATATCGCCGGGAACGGCTTGTCTGGCGCCAATGCCTTCGAAGCCGCTGTCGGCGGGTTCTACAGCATCGGTCAGGGTGCCCCAGGTGCGTTCGCGGGCAACATCTCCAACCGCGATCCCTGGTTCGTGCTGGCGACTGGCGGGGCCAACGATGCCGGCAACGTGACATCCCACGATGTCGGCGTCTTGGACCCCGAAGGCGCCGCGCAGCTCGACCGCAAGATGGACGACGGCAACGCGGATGCCGGCAACGTGCGGGGCGGCGCGTCTGGCGGCAGCTGCGTCGGCGGCAACGGCGACTATGACGTAGATAGCAATGGGGACTGTGGCCTCGCGATGCGTCTGTAA
- a CDS encoding type II secretion system protein: MPTISLFNRQRGLDRQRGFTLVELAVVLLIIGLIVGGVLRGEELITSAQLNSIQTDANRVRTATFTFQEKFRALPGDFEEVGILDTTPLDNPPTGGNGDGRIRCADGAAGDCRLGSANDEAVQFWVHLGTQGILETQANALNENGITADTAFRTSFDGVFTIKHGIDTQNFLDTERPNDLLMMVGTANDLSSQANDKPILSSRDAASLDAKVDDGRATSGDMLGGSSSSDGGCRDDETQSGYASDGRCALAFLF, translated from the coding sequence ATGCCAACGATCAGCCTTTTCAACAGACAACGCGGGCTCGACCGTCAGCGCGGCTTTACGCTGGTGGAGTTGGCGGTCGTTCTCCTGATCATCGGGCTGATCGTCGGCGGCGTTTTGCGCGGCGAGGAATTGATCACCAGCGCCCAGCTGAACAGCATCCAAACCGACGCCAATCGGGTGCGCACGGCCACATTCACATTTCAGGAAAAGTTCCGCGCCTTGCCGGGCGATTTCGAAGAGGTTGGCATCCTCGACACCACCCCGCTCGACAACCCGCCGACCGGTGGAAACGGCGACGGCCGGATACGTTGCGCCGACGGTGCAGCGGGCGATTGCCGCCTCGGCTCTGCTAATGACGAGGCCGTACAGTTCTGGGTTCATCTGGGCACGCAGGGAATTCTGGAAACCCAGGCGAACGCTCTCAACGAAAATGGTATTACCGCCGATACAGCGTTTCGTACCTCGTTCGATGGTGTTTTTACGATCAAACACGGCATCGACACGCAAAATTTCCTCGATACCGAGCGGCCCAACGACCTCTTGATGATGGTCGGCACGGCCAACGATCTGAGCAGTCAGGCCAACGACAAGCCCATCCTGTCCTCTCGCGATGCAGCGAGCCTGGACGCAAAGGTCGACGATGGCCGCGCCACATCGGGCGACATGCTCGGCGGATCGAGCAGCTCGGATGGAGGATGCCGGGATGACGAAACCCAGAGCGGATACGCCAGCGACGGCCGGTGCGCTCTGGCGTTCTTGTTTTGA
- a CDS encoding helix-turn-helix domain-containing protein, with amino-acid sequence MAWDAIATGVRLAGAIHAVLLGAYAVLALRPRARAVVPAVYAACLLGALLVPVLGSGPAGALAAALWLALPAATYLLVLQVVTQAPPQRRHLAVLVVPVVALPGVVLRGNGVTAFAFANLAVPVQPALHLYAVITGAGVLALVLITARRQLRALAARRAERPRYALAVAILGVQAVALGVGLLALSELVPQGRANLAAALVQVTMLYLVGSALFRLPVSTVEEAPEADEPAGNGAGATPEPQAEPLSSCEEELLREARTRMAEEALYRAPGLSRRDLAENLGVPEHQVTRILNVGLGQSFTQFVNGYRIAEAQTLLTGSDLQITEIAFRVGFNSLATFNRAFKEGTGMTPRAYRQTAAQAASVTV; translated from the coding sequence ATGGCGTGGGACGCAATCGCGACGGGTGTGCGGCTGGCGGGGGCCATCCACGCGGTGCTGCTGGGCGCATACGCCGTGCTAGCGCTGCGACCGCGCGCGCGTGCCGTCGTGCCGGCGGTGTACGCCGCATGCCTGCTGGGGGCCCTGCTGGTGCCCGTTCTCGGCTCGGGGCCGGCGGGCGCGCTGGCGGCGGCGTTGTGGCTGGCGCTGCCGGCGGCGACCTATCTGCTCGTGCTGCAAGTGGTCACGCAAGCGCCGCCGCAGCGGCGCCATCTGGCGGTCCTGGTCGTGCCCGTGGTGGCCCTGCCCGGTGTCGTGCTGCGGGGAAACGGGGTCACTGCGTTCGCGTTCGCGAACCTGGCTGTGCCGGTTCAGCCGGCGCTGCACCTTTACGCCGTGATCACGGGCGCGGGCGTGCTGGCGCTGGTGCTGATCACGGCTCGCCGGCAGCTTCGTGCGTTGGCTGCGAGACGGGCTGAGCGCCCGCGCTATGCGCTCGCGGTGGCCATCCTCGGCGTGCAGGCGGTGGCGCTCGGAGTCGGCCTGCTGGCCCTGAGCGAGCTGGTGCCGCAGGGCCGCGCCAATCTCGCGGCGGCGCTGGTGCAGGTGACGATGCTCTACCTCGTCGGCTCGGCGCTGTTCCGCCTGCCCGTCTCGACCGTGGAGGAGGCGCCGGAAGCCGATGAGCCGGCCGGGAATGGCGCCGGCGCCACGCCAGAACCGCAGGCGGAACCGCTGTCGAGCTGCGAAGAAGAATTGCTGCGTGAGGCCCGGACGCGCATGGCCGAGGAGGCGCTGTATCGCGCGCCCGGCCTGAGCCGCCGCGATCTGGCCGAGAACCTGGGCGTGCCGGAGCACCAGGTGACGCGCATCCTCAACGTGGGCCTTGGGCAGAGCTTCACGCAGTTCGTCAACGGCTACCGCATCGCCGAGGCACAAACGCTGCTGACCGGCAGCGACCTGCAGATCACCGAGATCGCCTTCCGCGTCGGCTTCAACAGCCTCGCCACCTTCAATCGGGCTTTTAAGGAGGGCACCGGGATGACGCCGCGGGCGTATCGGCAAACAGCGGCACAGGCGGCTAGCGTCACTGTATAA